GAGTGATCGTCGGGGAAATTGCTGTCAACTTACCGTGCCCGAACACACATACTGCTCCCCATCCACGTTGAAATTCACGATTTCCAACAATTCCCGGCTCTCGGCAGCGATCGTGCAGACCATAGTGCTCAATGAAGCTTGATCAAAAGCTGGGTTGGTCAGCTCCCTACTATAACCAAATAAACATTATGTACAGGGTACCTACCCTTACCCACACGTTCTGGATTTACAGCCACCATACCATATCTGTCGCTCTCCTCACCATCTCGTGCCACCGAGGCCTGCATCATCAACCCGCGATAGAAAGCTAATTCCACGAGGGCAATTGTTGGTATGAACTCTGACAGTGCAGACAGTGCCCCGTATTCCCCCAAGGAATGGCCAGCATATACCGCCTCGCGTGATACATAACCTTTGGCACGCATCTCTGCAAAAGCTGCCGCCTCGAACAGAAGAATTGTCGGTTGTGCAAATTGCGTCGAATACAAGAGTCCCCTAGGGTCATGGAATGTGTAGGACGCTGACGTCGGTGTGAGCCCCGCCAGAACTGGCTTTTGCATGCGGTCACCGTTAGGAAGCACTGTTTCTGCTATGATGGAAAGATAGTTTTTGCGAATTTTACGACCTTGTTTGCCCCCAAAGTGAATGGTGAGCGTTTTCGGATTGTTCCTGACAATGTCCAGGACTGACCAGCCTATTTTCCTTGTGAGTGAAAACGTGCGGACAAGAAGAGTATCGGGCATACCATAAGCGTCACATAGATGTGCATCGATCTCGTCCCACAACCCCTTGGCACTTAAGCTCCTATCGTATAAGTCCATTCCCATACCTCTACTTTGACTACCTTGACCTGTGAAGAGGTACGCTGTTGCAGGCTGTTCTACTTCGGCCTCCGCATCCATCACCTTTTCTCCGTTCGCGGTTCGGCATGCTTCTATAACAAATCGCATGCGCCCTTCAACCATTCCCACATGCTCTAGTCGCACTGCCAGCCTCTCCGAAGGCATTACCATCCCCAGAAATGCAGCGGAAAAATGTCGTAGACGCGACCGATCATTCTCTAAGACTAAGTGCTCGAGGACCGCAGTTAAAATTGCGGATGTGCACATGCCATGAGACAAAGTGCCCGGCAGCTGGGCAAAGCTGGCAAAAATGCTTGAGACATGAATAGGATTGAAATCTTGCGAAACTTGAGCATAGGCATTGTTGCTGGCAGGCATCTGGATTTCGAACGATGACCGGCCAGGCCAGCCAGGTTTTTCAAAGTCGATTCTGCCGCCTTGTGCAATCCCTTTACGCTCAAGAAACTCCGAAACAGGGTTTCCAATACAATCATCGCATATGAAGTCCACATCTCCTATATGTTCAAGTTTGAACCCTGTCCGGGTATGTGCTTGGCCTGTGACTCGAAGGCTGGTGTGTCCGTTTTTTTTATACGCAACGTGACTCTCAATATTGAATACCACCGACTTGTCTACTAGCGAAGGTAGAGCGGCGAGTGGATGAAACCACTTCCGTGACTTTAACAAAGTCTCTTCCAAACTCGATCGCACGTTGATCCTCCAGTCGGATAATTCTGTTTTCCGAAAGGTGTTTTCGACGTTGTGAAAAGAACCTCGGAGAAGAAATGTTGACGTGATTGTCAACACATGCTCTCCAGAACGAATCACCCGGGCTTTTATAACCACCACCTTGCCTGTATCTTCTATATAGACAGACTGGACCCGTGATTGGGAGGTGACTGTCTCACCAAGTCTCAATGGAGCGGCACCGGGATTGTATGCAATCGTGTTAGATCGGTGAACCAGCCGAAGTAGGTCaccttcaatatccaagAGAACAAGAGGACGAGATATCACATCCCAAGCGATAATGATGCCGACACTAATAGGCAGAATGTCTGAGTCTGATGACACGATTCGATGGTCGGGAAACGCTTCACCAACAGTTAAGACTAACTTCTCAAACCGCTGGCGGGTAAGCTTGACTGGACGCCCAGTGAAAGTGCTGTGCAGATCCATACGGCTGATTGTGCGCTCACCAAGCCAGAGCTCACTATAAAATGACTTGATGCGCTCGTTCCGGCCTTCCATAATCTCACTCAATCTGAAGGGGACCCTGCTAGGATCAAATTGGTAGAGTAGCTGCAGATTGTCCGCTTTatatggaggatgaagttCGACAATAACATCCACCCCATTCTGACAAGTGATCGTCATTGAAGATCTGATGTCCGGGCTATCTTGAGCCATTACAGATACCTCTGACCGACCGGGATTGTACCGGATAGATGATTCGGGGTACTTCTCCACATACTCGCGGAAAGGATTATTCCGCCGTAGTCGGCCCTGCAACACAAACCTATCTTCCAGGACTGCCCGTACCCAGACGGGAACGTTTCGGTCGGAGCTATAAGGAACTGTGAATGAGCAAACGCATGGATCATCACTGGAGTCCGAGAGTGCCGTGGAAGATGGAGTGGAAATTCCCTCCATAAAGAGATCCTTAGTACCGGGCGAGACCGTGGACCATGAATCTGGTGTAACTAAACCACTATCAATCCCGATAGTCAATTCCTCTACACACATATCTCGCTGGAAGCAGTCACTGAGAGAATATAGCAGAGTATCCAAAATCTCCTTTGCCGATTCTCCCCGGTCACATGAATACCGCGCTGCCACAGGGCCCTGGAGAATGCATACTCGGCCTGGATCCTGACCAATCACAGCGTCAATGTCCTCCGATTGCCACAGAGAATCCTTCTTGAAATAGTACTCAAAGTCGTCGCCCAGAGCGGGTATAAAGTTGACGGGTTTTTGATTATCCTTTCTGGTTTGCATCAGAAAGAATGAGACGTCTTCAGGATTCAAGACTTCTGCAACTGCAGCGGGACGCGCAGTGATAAATGCACGAACAAAGCCGAGTGGATCAAGCTCAAGTGATACTCGGGAAAGATGCTGTGAATCACTCAACTCCCCCGGCAAACGTTCTAAGGTGCGGACGGCGAATGCGAATGTGAAACTCACGTAAGATGAGTCGATCCAACGCCTTTGGTGACGGATATACATTAGTTCCACAAGCCGATTCATCACCTCAGCGTAGGTCATTTCCTTCAGGTCAACTACAGCCCCTTGTGAGTTGCGACCAAACCATGGCTTTGCGAAATCGGCATTCAAGCGATGAATTATCATATCACGATGTTTTGTCAAATATGCGACACGGTCTTGTCGGGGGAGACTGAAAACAGTCTTGTCCATTTCGGCCCAAAGACGGACACCCCTGGTTGCTATCTTATGTATTGGCTCGCCCAATTCCGACAGCACCGTAACTATCCCCCCGGCAGGTCCATCATATGTCTTTTCCCAATCGTTGTCGTCCAATCCAGACGTCGACGTGATAATGTCTTTGACAGCCTTGCTTGTATGGGCCTCTTTCGCAACCATCATGCAACTACCCAATAGAACTCCGTCAAAAGGCATGGACGCATATCCCATTGTGGCTGACCATGAGCCTGTGAGGTATGGATAGATACTGCCGCTGCTACCGAATCCGCTGCCAGCGACCATGTAAATGTTCGGTTGTTGCCGTAATAGTCCGTACATATTCAGTATAGGAGCATGGAAGTCTTCGCAGGAGTGATGCCCTCCTCCACGCCCACCTGTCCATTGAAGGATAACAGGAAAGTTGGGGTGGGCCCTGGCGATACTAACCACATCTCGGATGGCCGCGGCTGAACCGGGCTTAAAACCGATATGTCGCAGATTTAGCGTCTGGATGTActccttgacaatgtccagCGACGGAACGCCAGCTCCAAAGGTTAAGCCGTCGATCGCGACACCCGCGTGCGATAAGCGACGTAAGAGTGTGATCTGCCACCTAATAGCACGGGGGTTGGCATAAATCAAGTTACAAGTGATGCCTTGTCCGGCAGGAATATTTTTGACAAGCTGATCGATGGCTGAAGCCATACTGTCGGCAGTATGGTAACCTCCTCCAGCCAGCTCAGCGTGATACCCGGCATTCATGATGGCTGCAACGAAGTCCCAGTGCATTGTAGTGGGTGTCATACCGGCAACCATAATTGGAGGGGTGCCCAAGAGCCGCGTAAGACGTGTTTCAATCCTAATCTTTGCCCCCGGGATCAGTCGGGGTTGGAAGCGCTGTCCCCAAGACTGGAGCCTGGTCGCAGAATGAAGTAACAGGGGAGAGAATAGATCCTTCATGGTTCCCAGCTCAGGATCCCGGGAATCCAGATCAGAGCCTTGAATTACGCGAACCCCCTGGCCCTCTTTAAGTTTCTTCACTAATGAGCTAAGACCGCCACGGTCAAAGACAATAATATGAGACACAGGAGGTCGACGAGCACTCATCTTGGGTGAACAGGCCAGTGTAGCGGGCCAATCACAAATGTCATGGACAATAGCGTCAAATGCTAAATGCAGGACGTCCCCATCTGAAGCACGGAGATCATTACCGGTCCTGGTGTCGTAAACTGGGATGGCCAGTTGCTGGGGGAGGATACATCTGTCTGAAAATCTCAACTTCAAAGAATCTGCAGCTGGGCGAAGATATGGTGTGTGGAAGGGTGTGCTGATTGGCAGGAAGCTATGCTGGAGAGATGGCCTTCTGCTACTGAACGGGATGTGACTCTGATTTGGACCAGAAGTACAGATTTCTTGGAGGTAGCTGGTAAGATGCAATAATGATGAATATGGACCGGCAACAACGAAATGATCTTGAGTATTTGCCAATGCCAGATACAACTGTGATTCTCGCCGGAAGCGACAGTTCATGTGGGTCAGTATATCCTCAACTTGGCATCTTGTTGCACCTCGAACACAAAGCATGTATGATGGTGTGTCGCAATCCACGTCACGTTCTTCGCTTCTCGTGGACATCGCAGGGATTGCAATTTGAGGCGCGCAATTATGACACTCCCATCCTAACCAGAACAGGACATCCACTAATAATCTGCTATTATCATAAAGTGACTCCCATGAGTCCGATATAGCAACAATAATTGATACCAGAAGGCCCTGAGAATGCCCCGTGGTAGCACAAAGCAGTGCTCGCATTTGCCCAGGGGATATCTCTAATATATGGCAAGTAACGATGTATCGAGCGAGACTCAACAATCCAATCACAGGTACGCTAACCGGGGCGCTGGCCACAAAAGCATTATCAGGGACCACAGTGGCGTCGGTTATCCAAGCCTCGATGTCCAAATATCGTTGATGATAGTATGGCCGGCACTGTGGCAGGCGGCACAGCTCGGCAAGCCTAGACCCCATCCTTCGTAGGAAGCGCTCGAGCATCGACTGGTATGTGTTGTACAGTTCGGAAAGCTCCTCCAGGCATGTGAGGCTGGCATCCCCCTGGCCTCCAAACAGTGCCATCACTTGAAACTGATTCATCTCGACATTTTGAAAAAGGCCACTCCGGATATAGTCCACGCCTTTGCCATGCTCGTCAAGCCTGTTTTCATATCCACGATTGACTGCATGATAGTATATGCGTAACCACCGCCGTCGTTGTTCGGATCGCGACGTAAGTTCAGCGATGAGAGAATGGATGTCTGTTCTTCCGAGAAACTGAATGTTAAATGCCTTCAATAGCACCGCCAGAGCTGCGGCCCCAATTTCTTtctgggagaggaggaactcAATATAAGTCAAGGCCAATTCTACGGGTTGCTTGATATCATTGGTGCCAGACAATGATATTGAACGAAGAAACACATCTCTCTGTAGGGTATGGAGAGTAGAGTAGGCGTCTGGGATGGTGAGGGAAAAGGCTATGTCCCTATATTGAAACTCCACATTGAAGCTGAAACTGGTAGACGATGGGACAGGGCGGCACGGAGACGGAGGCTCCATTGCTGCAGTTGCTGCAGAGTCAGGTGACAGGGGAATAGTCACCTCCATCTCTACCCTCTTATCCATCTTTTTTTGAGAGGATTATCTGTCAGCATGTATGTTCGATCAACGTATTCTCGCCTGTCGCCATATGTATACCATTATTCCCCTACCAGAGGAGCACAGGAGAAAAGATCGTGCACAACATGGAAAGACGAGACAAGGTGATTATATATGGGATACTAGAACAGATTAGCCCACCTATCGATTTTCAATAGGCCGGATATCATCGGTTTTTACCTACATATTCGCCAATGTCTTGGATACATGAACAGGTTGTAGTTTGGAATCACTCCACGGAGCCGCGAAGGTTTTCCCACCTGTGGATGAAGTTCGGCTGCAGTTGAGAAGCTACAGTTGATATAGCTTCCTCTCGCACTCGCTGCCGGAGTTTCACAGACGgagtttttctttgtatcACCCCACACCGCACAGCTGCCCCTATCTTTGAAATTTTTCATGTTTTATGTTTGATTCAATCGGATCGGAGTGCGTATATCTACGAGTCAGGGCCAAAAGTGAAGATGAGCTACACCTGAATATCTGATGTCTGCTTTGAAGCAATACTAATTGTTGACCTTTGACGGCGACTCGCGTGGCAGGTGAGTTCCTACCTATCCTCTCTCAGCTGGGAAATCCGTGTTTATTGGGTGAAACTAGAGGCTGCTGGTTAATTTATAGCCCTGTAGGACGATCCGTTCGCTATGGCCATGCATTCGAATCTGACCTTGGATCGGAGCTCAGTTGGGCACTGTGAGAATAAAGACAGAAGTCAATTAGCACTTAAATTGCTTATTGAGCTTCTCGCGTGAGTTCCTCTGCTGATCTTGTTTGCTGATCAAAACTAAGTGGTTAGATATCAACTAGCGTCTCCTGTACGGTGGTGAGTCTAGTCAGCCTTTATGTGTTATCGCCCGCTGAATTTCCTAGGATTGAAACGCAGCATCAGTTGATTACTGGTTGCCCTCCAGTATGCCGTTTTGTTGAAGTTGGCCCGCGTACTACGCTTGCCACTATGGCCAAAAAATCTGCTGCTAGACACTACAGGTCCTATGCAAATTCACAATGGTCGCACCTACAGTTTCTCTCCTATCAGGACAACAAGGATGAAATTTTTTACCATTACATAGACTCTAAAGTCTGTTCAGAcgagaaagggaaagcagGACCTCCGACTTCACATGATTTGTCTTTGCTACCATTGCTTCCTGGCTCTCTGAGGGAACCACAACAATGCGTTCCGTCTAAAGCGCCTCCTTTGAGGGCTTCACCTAGTATTGACGTGTCCCTTTCATGTAACCATATTGCTCTGGCCATGACAGCTCAGAAACTACGTCAACCGTTTGATAAAGTTGCCATGGGGAAAACTGTCCGCGAATTATCCGGTGGTATGGGTATGTCCGCTTAATTGATGAGTTTGAGCTAATTAACTAGGAAAATCCACACTGCAAAATGAGCTAGTAGGAGACCTTGTCGCAGAATTCGGCAGGGTACCGGAAGGAGTTGAGGATATGACCTTGATTGCGTTAGGAGAAGCGTTGCAAGGTGCTTTTGTTGGAAAGCCAGCTAAACACATGACCACTCTAATCGCTAGGTTAATCTCAAGAAAAATGCCCGCTGGGTTCAACCAAAACTCCATGCAGGATTACATATGCTCTCGCTGGGGCTTCTCCAAGGCTCACTCTCTCATCCCTATCTGCCTTGCGATTACTATTGAGCCGACCGCCCGTTTGGCAAATGCACATGCTGCGCAAGGGTATATTGATGAGTTAATCAGCCGGTATGCGACATTTCAAGGGATTTCACTGGTCCCTGCCGATGGTCTGTATATTGAGCAGAGCGAATTAATGCCGTCTGCTGTAAGTTTATCTGATCGTCAGGTCATTCAGGAACAGCAGCGAAGCTATTACCGTAAGCATTTTGATATACTTGCGAAGTATCTGGAGATAGACCTCGGCGCTTCGGGACAGCCTCCACTAGATATAACATATCAAGAAACATTAGAGAGATGGAACGCTGAATTCGATGACCATTTCTCTGAAGGAATAAAGTCGATGTTCGATATCATGCAGGCTCGGAACTACGATTCTTGGTGGAACTGGGCCAGGGAAGAGCTTATCCAATGGTTACACAAGGTTGCTTCGGACCCATTAGACGTGGCTCTTCCAAGAAAAGGCAACCGCCTACGCAGGATACTGAACCGCTGGGATCCAAGTTGTAGCGACATTGTCGAGGCAATGATCAAGTCGCCCCGTCCTGTCGGATGTCCAAAGCAGGCGATATCCTCATGTTCCGATATTCGGCTTGCGTTAAAGGAGATTCTTCGTCTAGGAGACTTGGCTTTAGCGAGCGAGcccatctatatctattcCTTTCCGGCCTTGTGCCCGAAAACCACCATCAGTAGCTCAGGCCAACTGGGATATATGGAGACAGCCCGGAAAGTTTCTTCCTACCCGGACGTGGTATGCCAAGGACGTCTATGCGCCGACGACCTCGAAACAATGATACCTTTTGTGCATATTAAGTCTCGAAGGAACGAAGGTAGCTGGAAATATGACGCGGACGCAACCAGCATACTGCATGCAGCTCTAGGAACCGGAACTACTACTGGCTTTAGCTATGCCAGCAAAACTGTTTTAGTAACAGGTGCTGGCCCTGACTCGATCGGGGCACAAGTAGTGCATGGTCTCTTGTGTGGTGGTGCTCGTGTAGTTGTCACCACAAGTCGAACAATATCCGAGAGCGCAAGCTTTTATCAAGAACTATACCGTCGGTGTGGCGCCAGAGGAGCGTCCTTGACGGTCTTCCCAATGAACCAGGCGAGCAAACGGGACTGTGAAAACCTGATAGAGCACATATATAGTGCTGATTCCCCTATAGACGGCGACCTGGACTATTTCATACCATTTGCTGCTGTTCCCCAAGCGGGTGAGCTGGATAAACTGGGAAGTCGCCAGGAGCTAGCGCATAGGGCTATGCTGGTCAATCTCCTGCGGATTGTCGGTTTTATTAGACAACATAAGGAGAAACGACGGATTAGCTGCCGGCCAACGACGATTGTTCTCCCTATGTCATGTAACGAGGGCTCCTTCGGTGGTGACGGTTTGTACCCAGAGTCAAAAGCTGGCCTGAAGACCCTCCTGAACCGTTTCCATTCCGAAAGCTGGTCAAGCTATATCACCATTTGTGGTGCAGTTATGGGTTGGACAAGAGGAACCGGGCTTATGCACTCATCCAATATTatcgcagaagaagtggaaaAACTGGGTGTCATTACCTTCACCCAAGCCGAAATGGCATTCAACATCCTAGCTCTAATGACACCTGGAATTACTACACTTGCTGAGCAAGCTCCGGTCTATGCGGACCTTACTGGAGGCTTGGGTCTGTTGTGGGATATTAAAGACCATATTTCAGGAAGTCGTAGGCGTCTTAACGAAGAATCGCAGATACGAAAGGCCCTacaggaggaagataccCGTCACGTTTCGGTGCTCTTCGGaccacaacagcaacagccaaaGGACACTGGGGTTAACATTAGCAGGCGGCGTGCCCATATCCAAATTCCATTTCCTATTTTACAACCATTTGATGACTTGAGAGTGAGTTTGCCCAATCTCCAAGGGATGATAGATCTCTCGCGTACAGTCGTCGTGGTAGGGTTTTCTGAGCTCGGGCCCTGGGGAAATGCGCGCACTCGGTGGGAGATGGAGCACCAAGGCTGGTTCAGTCTGGAAGGCTATATAGAGATAGCATGGATAATGGGATTAATAAAACACGTGGATGGTGATTGGAAAGGACGGCATTACGTTGGCTGGGTCGATGCAGAGACACAGGAGCCAATACATGATCAGGACATTCCCCACAAATACCATGAACACATAATGTCAAACACGGGTCTACGCCTTATTGAGCCGGAGGGTGTGGACACTTATATTCCTTCTCAGAAGGAATTCTTGCAGGAAGTGGCTGTTGAAGAGGATCTTCCGCCTTTTGAGTGTTCGAAATTATCGGCAGAGGCCTTCAAACTACGGCATGGCAACAATATCACGTTGCAGCCCATTCCGGGTTCAGACAGCTATCGTGTGTTTCTCAAAAAGGGTGCAGTTCTAATGATTGCTAAAACTATCCCCTTTCATCAGTCCGTAGCCGGGATAGTTCCTACTAGCTGGGACGCTTTACGTTATGGTATTCCTGAAGAGATCATACAACAGGTCGATACAACAACACTATATGCGCTTTGCTGTGTCTCAGAAGCCTTTCTATCTGCTGGGATTAATGATCCATACGATATATACCAACACATTCATGTTTCCGAGCTAGCGAACTGTTTGGGCACTGGAGGCGGGCCCATGAAAGTCATTCAAAATATGTATCGTGATCGATTTCTCGACCGTCAAGTACGGGGCGATATCATACTGGAACACTTCCTAAATACAATGGGTGCATGGGTCAACATGTTGCTATTGTCTGCTTCGGGCCCCCTTAAAACTCCCGTCGGCGCATGTGCAACCGCCTTAGAATCTCTTGATATTGGCTGCGATGCTATTATTTCGGGCAATTGCAAAGTAGCCATAGTCGGTGGCTGTGATGACTATCGTGAGGAGCTGTCGTTTGAGTTTGATAGTATCAAAGCTACAGCCAACTGTGTCGAGGAGCTGgccagaggaagacttcCCGGTGAGATTTCTCGTCCAACAGCCAGCTCGCGCAGTGGCTTCGCTGAATCTGCCGGCTGCGGTGTGCAGCTCCTAATGAATGCCGAACTAGCCCTCAAGCTAGGCCTACCGATCTACGGAATTGTCGCGTATAGTCAGATGGCTAGTGACCAGGCTGGTCGCTCCATCCCCGCTCCTGGAAAGGGCATTCTAACTGCCGCGCGTGAGCACCATGAGGCCAAAAGCTCTCCATTTTTGGACTTTAATTTCCGCCGCGCAGGTTTCGATGAGGAAGTGGCGGATATTGAGCAAAAGTCGATCGGTGGATCGGTCGGGAGAATGCAGAGTTCAGGCGCCGCCCAAGCAGTAGCAGAACAATCCAGGAAACTGAAAGTTCAAGATACTCAATGGCGCTGGGCTCACAACATTCGTCTACAAGACCCATCAATATCCCCACTCAGGGCCGCCTTAGCTACATGGGGCCTAGGAGTTGACGACATTGGTGTCGTCTCAATGCATGGGACATCAACCAAGGCAAACGACATcaacgaaggagaagttATTAACACCCAAATGGATCATCTGGGCCGCCGCAAAGGCAATCCACTTCTCTGCGTATGCCAGAAATCACTAACCGGGCATCCGAAGGCAGCGGCAGGTGCGTGGCAGCTGAATGGCTGCATGCAGATCTTGCAGAATGGAATCGTCCCAGGAAATCGAAACGCAGACAACATCGATGCACAATTGCGACAATTTGAGCATTTGGTATACCCGATGGAGTCGATCAAGACAAGAGGAATCAAAGCGACCATGATAACCTCTTTTGGTTTCGGGCAGAAAGGTGCCATCGCCATTGTGGTAACACCCAGCTACCTTCTTGCGTCTCTTCCCGCGTCGACGTATGAAGAATATCGTGTGCGAGTGACACAGCGACAGCGCGCTGCCAATCCGGAACTTGTCTCCCGGATACTGAACAACTGCATCGTGCAAATAAAGAGCCTTCCACCATGGGAGAACAAAGATGCGACGGAAAAGGTCTTTCTGGACCCAGGCAGTTGTCGACAAGACGTCACGACGGAATTTACCAACGAAGCACACGCCAACTCGTCTAAATTGGTAAATACTACCACCGATCGCAACTCACAAATAGTCGagaatgaggatgaaggaACAAGTTTATCTTGCCTTGTTGAAAAAATGCTCATAGATGCCGTCGGGAGATCCAAAggaacatcatctccaagCATAGgagttgatgtggaagaaaTCGCCAGCATCAATACCGAGAACGAGACATTCTTACAGCGCAACTTCACTTTGGCTGAACGTGAGTACTGTTTGAAGGCGCCCAATCCTCAAGCCTCTTTTACAGGTCGGTGGAGTGCCAAGGAGGCTGTCTTCAAAAGTCTTCACGCTTCCTCCTCGGGACCAGGGGCTCCGATGCAGGACATTGAGGTCCTTAGCCACTGTGGCGTCCCTATAATTACCGTAAGTGATTTGATCTCATCGATGTGGATGTACTAACACTCCTTAGCTTCATGGAGAAGTCAAAGACATCGCTCAGGCCAAGGATATAGGGAGGGTTGAAATAAGTATTAGTCATACAAGTAAGGCAGCTGTTGCAATCGCAGTGGCTGTGAAAGGTTGACATAAGAAACATTTTACCTGTTTGGTGGATAATAGAATGACTAGTTAGGTCTTGTGTTCGTAGCAACATTGACAATTTCATGCTACACCTCCATATTATGATAACATCTGCTAAGTGGCTTCATCATGTGGGTCAATGATAATAGATAAGTCTAATATTAAGAATATTATTTATCCAAACGATCTATATACCTCTAATAACAGCATCAAAAATATACATAAACACATTAGGATAACGCGTCTTCGCTTCGGAACGAACACCTGCAATGCCAGTAACAACaggaa
This window of the Aspergillus oryzae RIB40 DNA, chromosome 8 genome carries:
- a CDS encoding uncharacterized protein (enoyl reductase domain of yeast-type FAS1); the encoded protein is MEPPSPCRPVPSSTSFSFNVEFQYRDIAFSLTIPDAYSTLHTLQRDVFLRSISLSGTNDIKQPVELALTYIEFLLSQKEIGAAALAVLLKAFNIQFLGRTDIHSLIAELTSRSEQRRRWLRIYYHAVNRGYENRLDEHGKGVDYIRSGLFQNVEMNQFQVMALFGGQGDASLTCLEELSELYNTYQSMLERFLRRMGSRLAELCRLPQCRPYYHQRYLDIEAWITDATVVPDNAFVASAPVSVPVIGLLSLARYIVTCHILEISPGQMRALLCATTGHSQGLLVSIIVAISDSWESLYDNSRLLVDVLFWLGWECHNCAPQIAIPAMSTRSEERDVDCDTPSYMLCVRGATRCQVEDILTHMNCRFRRESQLYLALANTQDHFVVAGPYSSLLHLTSYLQEICTSGPNQSHIPFSSRRPSLQHSFLPISTPFHTPYLRPAADSLKLRFSDRCILPQQLAIPVYDTRTGNDLRASDGDVLHLAFDAIVHDICDWPATLACSPKMSARRPPVSHIIVFDRGGLSSLVKKLKEGQGVRVIQGSDLDSRDPELGTMKDLFSPLLLHSATRLQSWGQRFQPRLIPGAKIRIETRLTRLLGTPPIMVAGMTPTTMHWDFVAAIMNAGYHAELAGGGYHTADSMASAIDQLVKNIPAGQGITCNLIYANPRAIRWQITLLRRLSHAGVAIDGLTFGAGVPSLDIVKEYIQTLNLRHIGFKPGSAAAIRDVVSIARAHPNFPVILQWTGGRGGGHHSCEDFHAPILNMYGLLRQQPNIYMVAGSGFGSSGSIYPYLTGSWSATMGYASMPFDGVLLGSCMMVAKEAHTSKAVKDIITSTSGLDDNDWEKTYDGPAGGIVTVLSELGEPIHKIATRGVRLWAEMDKTVFSLPRQDRVAYLTKHRDMIIHRLNADFAKPWFGRNSQGAVVDLKEMTYAEVMNRLVELMYIRHQRRWIDSSYVSFTFAFAVRTLERLPGELSDSQHLSRVSLELDPLGFVRAFITARPAAVAEVLNPEDVSFFLMQTRKDNQKPVNFIPALGDDFEYYFKKDSLWQSEDIDAVIGQDPGRVCILQGPVAARYSCDRGESAKEILDTLLYSLSDCFQRDMCVEELTIGIDSGLVTPDSWSTVSPGTKDLFMEGISTPSSTALSDSSDDPCVCSFTVPYSSDRNVPVWVRAVLEDRFVLQGRLRRNNPFREYVEKYPESSIRYNPGRSEVSVMAQDSPDIRSSMTITCQNGVDVIVELHPPYKADNLQLLYQFDPSRVPFRLSEIMEGRNERIKSFYSELWLGERTISRMDLHSTFTGRPVKLTRQRFEKLVLTVGEAFPDHRIVSSDSDILPISVGIIIAWDVISRPLVLLDIEGDLLRLVHRSNTIAYNPGAAPLRLGETVTSQSRVQSVYIEDTGKVVVIKARVIRSGEHVLTITSTFLLRGSFHNVENTFRKTELSDWRINVRSSLEETLLKSRKWFHPLAALPSLVDKSVVFNIESHVAYKKNGHTSLRVTGQAHTRTGFKLEHIGDVDFICDDCIGNPVSEFLERKGIAQGGRIDFEKPGWPGRSSFEIQMPASNNAYAQVSQDFNPIHVSSIFASFAQLPGTLSHGMCTSAILTAVLEHLVLENDRSRLRHFSAAFLGMVMPSERLAVRLEHVGMVEGRMRFVIEACRTANGEKVMDAEAEVEQPATAYLFTGQGSQSRGMGMDLYDRSLSAKGLWDEIDAHLCDAYGWSVLDIVRNNPKTLTIHFGGKQGRKIRKNYLSIIAETVLPNGDRMQKPVLAGLTPTSASYTFHDPRGLLYSTQFAQPTILLFEAAAFAEMRAKGYVSREAVYAGHSLGEYGALSALSEFIPTIALVELAFYRGLMMQASVARDGEESDRYGMVAVNPERVGKAFDQASLSTMVCTIAAESRELLEIVNFNVDGEQYVCSGTSTNLYVLGKLMDHIAQCPSGAKQVQAMRDSTDASTMELYRVIRDLLHHAKTLPRPIELQRGQATIPLQGIDVPFHSSHLRSTVNVFRQCLLRPGLLVGNVDAEELEGKYIPNLMAQPFSLDEKYIRQAFDLTQSPVLGEILGVKHTFHAV